Proteins encoded together in one Capricornis sumatraensis isolate serow.1 chromosome 3, serow.2, whole genome shotgun sequence window:
- the HCRTR1 gene encoding orexin/Hypocretin receptor type 1 yields the protein MEPSATPGPQMGVPTEGRERSPEPPDYEDEFLRYLWRDYLYPKQYEWVLIAAYVAVFFVALVGNTLVCLAVWRNHHMRTVTNYFIVNLSLADVLVTAICLPASLLVDITESWLFGHALCKVIPYLQAVSVSVAVLTLSFIALDRWYAICHPLLFKSTARRARGSILGIWAVSLAVMVPQAAVMECSSVLPELANRTRLFSVCDERWADDLYPKIYHSCFFVVTYLAPLGLMAMAYFQIFRKLWGRQIPGTTSALVRNWKRPSVQLEDQGQGLGAEPQPRARAFLAEVKQMRARRKTAKMLMVVLLVFALCYLPISVLNVLKRVFGMFRQASDREAVYACFTFSHWLVYANSAANPIIYNFLSGKFREQFKAAFSCCLPSLGPCVSLKVPSPRSSASHKSLSLQSRCSVSKVSEHVLLTSVTTVLP from the exons ATGGAGCCCTCAGCCACCCCAGGGCCCCAGATGGGGGTCCCCACTGAGGGCAGGGAGCGGTCCCCGGAGCCTCCAGACTATGAAGACGAGTTTCTCCGCTATCTGTGGCGTGACTATCTGTACCCGAAGCAGTACGAGTGGGTCCTCATCGCAGCCTACGTGGCTGTGTTCTTCGTAGCCCTGGTGGGCAACACGCTGG TGTGCCTGGCCGTGTGGCGCAACCACCACATGAGGACGGTCACCAACTACTTCATCGTCAACCTGTCCCTGGCTGACGTGCTGGTGACGGCCATCTGCCTGCCGGCTAGCTTGTTAGTAGACATCACTGAATCCTGGCTCTTCGGCCATGCCCTCTGCAAGGTCATCCCCTATCTACAG GCCGTGTCTGTGTCCGTGGCAGTGCTGACCCTCAGCTTCATCGCCTTGGACCGCTGGTATGCCATCTGCCACCCTCTGCTGTTCAAGAGCACTGCCCGGCGTGCCCGGGGCTCCATCCTGGGTATCTGGGCTGTGTCGCTGGCCGTCATGGTGCCCCAGGCTGCGGTCATGGAATGCAGCAGTGTGCTGCCCGAGCTAGCCAACCGCACCCGGCTCTTCTCCGTCTGTGACGAACGCTGGGCTG ACGATCTCTACCCCAAGATCTATCACAGTTGCTTCTTCGTCGTCACCTACCTGGCCCCGCTGGGCCTCATGGCCATGGCCTATTTCCAGATCTTCCGCAAGCTCTGGGGCCGCCAG ATCCCTGGCACCACATCAGCCCTGGTCAGGAACTGGAAGCGGCCCTCAGTCCAGCTGGAGGACCAGGGGCAAGGCCTGGGTGCAGAGCCCCAGCCTCGGGCCCGCGCTTTCCTGGCTGAGGTGAAGCAGATGCGAGCTCGGAGGAAGACAGCCAAGATGCTGATGGTGGTGCTGCTGGTCTTTGCCCTCTGCTACCTGCCCATCAGTGTCCTCAATGTCCTCAAGAG GGTGTTTGGGATGTTCCGCCAAGCCAGCGACCGGGAAGCTGTCTATGCCTGCTTCACTTTCTCCCACTGGCTGGTGTATGCCAACAGCGCTGCCAACCCCATCATCTACAACTTCCTCAGTG GCAAATTCCGGGAGCAGTTTAAGGctgccttctcctgctgcctgccCAGCCTGGGTCCCTGCGTCTCTCTGAAGGTCCCCAGCCCTCGCTCCTCTGCCAGCCACAAGTCCTTGTCCTTGCAGAGCCGCTGCTCCGTCTCCAAAGTCTCGGAGCACGTGCTGCTCACCAGCGTCACCACGGTGCTGCCCTGA
- the PEF1 gene encoding peflin — translation MASYPYGQGCPGAGGQAPGAPPGSYYPGPPHSGGQYGSGVPPGGGYGGGPAPGGPYGPPAGGGPYGHPHPGGLPSGTPGGPYGGAAPGGPYGTLPPNSYGAGPYGQGPPPPGGVLPNVDPEAYSWFQSVDSDHSGYISIKELKQALVNSNWSSFNDETCLMMINMFDKTKSGRIDVYGFSALWKFIQQWKNLFQQYDRDCSGSISYTELQQALSQMGYNLSPQFTQLLVSRYCPRSANPAMQLDRFIQVCTQLQVLTEAFREKDTAVQGSIRLSFEDFVTMTASRML, via the exons ATGGCCAGCTATCCTTACGGGCAG GGCTGCCCAGGAGCTGGGGGACAAGCACCCGGAGCCCCTCCGGGTAGCTACTACCCCGGACCCCCCCACAGTGGAGGGCAGTATGGGAGCGGGGTACCCCCTGGTGGCGGATATGGAGGAGGTCCTGCCCCTGGAGGGCCTTATGGACCACCAGCTGGTGGAGGACCCTATGGACACCCCCACCCTGGGGGGCTCCCTTCTGGAACTCCAGGAGGACCCTATGGTGGTGCAGCCCCAGGGGGCCCCTATGGTACACTACCTCCAAATTCCTACGGTGCCGGACCTTACGGACAGGGACCACCTCCTCCTG GTGGCGTCCTTCCCAATGTGGATCCCGAGGCTTACTCCTGGTTCCAGTCAGTGGACTCTGATCACAGTGGCTACATCTCCATCAAGGAGCTGAAGCAGGCCCTGGTCAACTCCAACTGGTCCTCATTCAATGACGAGACGTGCCTTATGATGATAA ACATGTTTGACAAGACCAAGTCAGGCCGCATCGATGTCTACGGTTTCTCCGCCCTGTGGAAGTTCATCCAGCAGTGGAAGAACCTCTTCCAGCAGTATGACCGGGACTGCTCGGGCTCCATCAGCTACACAGAGCTGCAGCAAG CTCTGTCCCAGATGGGCTACAACCTGAGTCCCCAGTTCACCCAGCTCCTGGTCTCCCGCTACTGCCCGCGCTCCGCCAATCCCGCCATGCAGCTGGATCGCTTCATCCAGGTCTGCACCCAGCTGCAGGTGCTGACCGAGGCCTTCCGGGAGAAGGACACAGCTGTGCAGGGCAGCATTCGGCTCAGCTTCGAGGACTTCGTCACCATGACAGCGTCTCGGATGCTATGA